One Thermoanaerobacter kivui genomic window, AGTTTCTTTCATGGTTACATTAGTTTTTCTGATAGCATCTAATAGAGAAGTTTTACCGTGGTCTACGTGTCCCATTACTGTAACAATTGGAGGCCGTGGTTGCAAATCTCTTTCATCGTCTGGCGTATCCTCAAGCAATAACTCGAATTCGTCTTTTACTTCTTCTTTATCTACTAAAAATCCGTATTCTTCCGCAATTTTTGCCGCATTTTCAAAATCTATTTGCTGGTTTACTGTGACCATTATGCCTTTTGCTATTAATTTTTTTATTATTTCCGTAGGATTGATTTTCATTTTTTCTGACAATTCTTTGACAGTCAAAAATTCTGGAATGGTTATTATTTTTATCTCGTCTTCTTTTTTCTCTTCTTCAATATTTTTAGCAAAAGCTTTTTTGTTGTTCTTTTTATTTTTTTTGCCGCCTTTTTTGCCACTCTTTTTATAAGTTCTTTCTTCTTCTAAATCTTCCATATCATCAATAAAAGTGTTCTCAACTTCTTCTTTAGTTTCCTCTGTTTCTTTAGGCTTGTCGGTCAATATATCTAATATTAATTCTACATCTTCATCTTCTAAAGTACTCATGTGGTTTTTTACCTTGATGTCTAAGTCGTTTAATTTAGATATAAGGTCTTTACTGGATAAATTTAATTCTTTTGCCAGCTCATACACTCTCATTTTAGACATATTATTCACCTCCATAATTTTCTTCCTTTGCCGCATCTAATAATACTTTAGCTAGTCCCTCATCTGTTATACCAATTACTCCAACTTGCTCTCTGCCTATAGCTCTTGCCAATAACTCTTTTGTAGAATGGACAATATAAGGAATATTTCTAAACTCACACATTCTTGAAAATTTTTTATAGGTGTTTTTTGAAACATCCCTTGCTAAAATTACTAAAAAAACCTTCTTTAATTTGAGATATTTATCTACACTATAGGTTCCAGAAACCAGTTTACCCGCTTTTTTAGAGATCCCAAGTATGGAATGAAACCTGTCATTCTTCATCTTGGACCTCCCTCTTTAATTGCTGGTAAATTTCTTCTGAGATAGGTATTTCCAACGCTTTTTCTATTCTTTTAAGCTTCACAGCCTTTTCAAAACAGTCTACGTTTCTACAAATATAACATCCTCTCCCCGCCACTTTACCCGTTAAATCTACCTGTACACCCGAATCTTTTGCCCTTCTTACAATTCGTATTAACTCTTTTTTAGGTTTCATTTGCTGGCAACCCAAACACATCCTCATGGGGACCTTTTTTGTCTTCATCATTTCACCTCACTTAGCTTTTTACCATGGACTCGCTTTTTATATCTATTTTCCACCCCGTAAGTTTTGCCGCCAATCTAGCATTTTGTCCTTCTTTTCCAATTGCCAAGGATAATTGATAATCAGGAACAATAACCTGTGCAACTTTTTCCTTTTCATCTAAAATCTCAATGCTTAAAGCCTTTGCTGGACTTAATGCATTCATTATAAATTCTTGAGGCTTTGAACTCCATTTCACTATGTCTATTTTTTCACCTTTTAATTCATTGACAACAGCTTGTACTCTACTGCCTTTATACCCAACACAGGCTCCAACTGGATCTACATTTTCGTCTCTGCTAAAAACAGCCATCTTCGTCCTTGACCCTGCTTCTCTCGCAATACTTCGGATTTCAACTATTCCCTGCTGAATTTCAGGGACTTCTAATTCAAATAACCTCTTCACAAGTCCTGGATGAGACCGTGAAATTAAAATTTGGGGTCCTTTGGTAGTCTTTTTTACTTCAACGATGTACACTTTAATTCTATCGCCAGGAGTAAAAGTCTCTCCTGGAATTTGTTCAGTAGGCCCTAATACTGCTTCTATTCTTCCTAAATTGACCAATACAGTTTTTTTATCAACCCTTGTCACTATTCCCGTTACAACTTCTGTCTCTTTGCTTAAAAATTCCTCATAAATTACGTTTCGTTCAGCTTCTCTAATCCTTTGGATTACAACTTGCTTGGCATTTTGGGCTGCAATTCTGCCAAAAGTCTTAGGAGTTACTTCTATATCGACTATATCTCCCACTTGATATTTTTTGTTTATTTTTCTTGCATCTTCCAAACTAATTTCTAATAAATCGTTATACACATTTTCCACCACAGTTTTTTGTGCATAAACTTTTACATCGCCTGTTTCTCTATCCATCACAACTTTAACATTTTGAGAAGAACCATAATTTTTTTTATACGCTGAAACCAAAGCAGCTTCTATTGCTTCAAACATGATATCTTTTGATATTCCTTTT contains:
- the rnpM gene encoding RNase P modulator RnpM gives rise to the protein MKTKKVPMRMCLGCQQMKPKKELIRIVRRAKDSGVQVDLTGKVAGRGCYICRNVDCFEKAVKLKRIEKALEIPISEEIYQQLKREVQDEE
- the nusA gene encoding transcription termination factor NusA codes for the protein MNAEFIEALNSICEEKGISKDIMFEAIEAALVSAYKKNYGSSQNVKVVMDRETGDVKVYAQKTVVENVYNDLLEISLEDARKINKKYQVGDIVDIEVTPKTFGRIAAQNAKQVVIQRIREAERNVIYEEFLSKETEVVTGIVTRVDKKTVLVNLGRIEAVLGPTEQIPGETFTPGDRIKVYIVEVKKTTKGPQILISRSHPGLVKRLFELEVPEIQQGIVEIRSIAREAGSRTKMAVFSRDENVDPVGACVGYKGSRVQAVVNELKGEKIDIVKWSSKPQEFIMNALSPAKALSIEILDEKEKVAQVIVPDYQLSLAIGKEGQNARLAAKLTGWKIDIKSESMVKS
- a CDS encoding L7Ae/L30e/S12e/Gadd45 family ribosomal protein, with product MKNDRFHSILGISKKAGKLVSGTYSVDKYLKLKKVFLVILARDVSKNTYKKFSRMCEFRNIPYIVHSTKELLARAIGREQVGVIGITDEGLAKVLLDAAKEENYGGE